The sequence GGGGTCACTGGGCAGGGACAGGGAGCAGTGACCCTGGTGCCAGTGTGTGGACAATGGGAGAGAACTACTGAAGTTGGGTTGGGGAGGGTGTTGGCGATAATGGGGTAGGGTTACTGCCCCAGACACCCCATCTCTTGTCCTCACTGCCGCTCGAACATTTCCTTGAGTATCTTCATGCTCTCCCGGTATCGGTGCTGGTTCCTGTGTGAGGAGTCCCTCCAtctgttggagagagtgagtcgGGGGCTCAGTACCATCACTGGTATCGCTAAAtccgtggggagtgagggggaagaggTGGGGTCTGTGGGGGGGCAACAGGGAAGGGGTCTgcggggagtgaggggaaaggggTCCgcggggagtgaggggaaaggggTCTGCGGAGAGTGAGGGGAAAGGGGTCCGTGGAGAGtgaggggaaaggggtggggtCTGCAGGGAgtgaaggggaaggggtggggtctgcggggagtgaggggggaaggggtggggtctgcggggagtgagggggaaggggtggggtctgcggggagtgaggggggaaggggtgaggagtgaggggggaaggggtggggtctgcggggagtgagggggaaggggtggggtctgcggggagtgagggggaaggggtggggtccACGGGGAAGGAGTCCTCCCCAGGAAGAACGTACCTCTGGCGGATCTTCTTCCAGCGCTCCATATGGTGGTAGAGGAGAGTGGGGACCCCAGGGGCAGCTGAGCGGCCCTGGAATTAAAGCAGGACTAGCGTGAGGTGGGTAAACCAGGCTGGACATGGAGAATACCACCATCCCCGGCCATGGTGAATGGGACCCATCCCTTTGAGTGGGAGCCGTCCCCGTGAGTGGAACCCATCTCTGAGTGGGGTGTGGGGGACCCAATCCCCATGCAGGGTAAGTAGGACCCGTCCATGTGAATGGGATCCATCCCtgtgaggggtgttggggacccgTCCCTGTGCAGGGTGAGTCAGACCCCCCTCTTCTGTCCCCAGTTGCCACGTAAGCCAGACTCCTCTCCTGCCCCTGGTTACCATGTTGATGTTCAGCGGTGTGTCCGTGGTGGGTAGGGGTGAGGGAATGCGAAGGCTGACCGAGGGCGACCCGGTACTGGATGGGTGTGGTGCTGGATCCGGGAGTTTGTACACATCCTGGGTCTTCCCATTCAGCTCTCCCACCtgggattgggtgggggggggtggaaggaagcATAAGGTTAGCGCCAGCTCTGCCCGAGGTCAGCGTGTGAGTCTCCCATTCTCCCCGGACCAGCGAGGGagcctccccttctcccccatcCCATCACCCCCTTCACCCAGTTATCACCCATCATTCCAGTCAGTCACCTTAGACACCTGCCTGATCCGTTCCTATGCCTTGACCCCAGAGATGCCACCATTGCTGGACAGCCCTACTCACCTTGACCCCCTCTCCTTGTCGTTGACCCTTAGCTAATCCTGTCCTTGcctttaaatttaggcatacagcactgtaacagacccttttgacccacaagcccgtgccacccagatacacccaaattaacctgcaacccttcTACattttagaacataaaacacagTACACCCCCTTCGGCCCACCatgctgtgctgacccatatattcctttttttttaaagtactaacccccccccccaccccagtaaccctctatttttgtttcatccatgtgcctgactcaGAGTCTCTTAAACTCCCTAATGTTCCACCCTCCACCacaatccctggcaaggcattccaggcccccacacctctcagtaaaaaaaaactctgatgtctcccctcaacttccctcccttcaccttgtacagatgtcctctggtgtttgctgaccctGCCCTGGGGAACAGGTGTTGGGTGTCcaacctatctctgcctctcataatcttgtcgacctctagtAAATCTCCGATCATCCTTTCACATTtcagagaaaaaagtcccagctctgttcagaagacattttccaatccaggcaacatcctggtgaatctcctctgccccctctccacagcttccagatCCTTCCGATGAGACAACAAGAAGtgaacacaatcctccaagtggggtctcaccagagatttgtaaagttgtaaCATGACTTCTCGACTCCTCAACTtaaatcccctattaatgaagcccagcgtcccataggccttctgaactatcctgtcaacctgggcggcgaccttgagggctgtatggatttgggccccaacgaccctgttcatccacactcttaagaaaccgaccattaaccctgtcctcaggcatctggtttgtccttccaaaatgcatcacctggccctgatccagattgaactccatctgctacttcgcctgactctgcatcctgtccagatCCTTTTGTTAACTTCGACCACCTTTGACTCCATCCacgactcctccaaccttcgtgtcacccACAAACTCACTGACCCATCTGTCTGCCTCTTCACctgggtcatttataaaaatcacagagagcagggggtcccagaacagacccCTGCAgtccctccactagtcactgacctccaggcagatacttcccttccactactgctctctgctttcttcctacaatccAGGTTTTTCATCCACaaggccaaggttccactgatctggTGTCTCTTGACTTTCTGATGAGTATCttgtggggaaccttgtcaaatgcctcgcTAAAACCCACATAGACCACGTCAATTTctcttgttacctcctcaaaaatctcaattaggcttgtgaggcatgaccttccctttgcAAAGCCCTGCCAATcacccttgagtagactggactcctccaaatgctcatagacccTGTCCTTCAGAATCCTCCCCATTAGTTTGCCCccccactgacgtcaggctcatcgGTCCAGGATTCTATTTAAACAAGGCGACTACATTTgccgttctccaatcctccggcacctcccctgtggccaaagaggactcaaagatcatagctactgccccaactCTCTCTTCCCTCAGCAGCCTTGATTATATTGCGTCTGGCCCCGGGGACTtaacaatcttgatgtttttaagaagatccaatacttcctctccacactgtccagcacacaggcctgttctattgtggcctcaccctgatcaaggtcctttcacttgcgaatactgaagcaaactgaggtcctccatcagccagctccccaccatgactaccagcccccccacatctccatcgggcacacaaaactcaaaacggtcaaccagtttacctatctcggctgcaccatttcatcagatgcaaggatcgacaatgagatagacaacagactcgccaaggcaaatagcgcctttggaagactacacaaaagagtctggaaaaacaaccaactgaaaaacctcacaaagataagcgtatacagagccgttgtcatacccacactcctgttcggctccgaatcatgggtcctctaccggcaccacctacggctcctagaacgcttccaccagcgttgtctccgctccatcctcaacatccattggagcgctttcatccctaacgtcgaagtactcgagatggcagaggtcgacagcatgctgaagatccagctgtgctgggtgggtcacgtctccagaatggaggaccatcgccttcccaagatcgtgttatatggcgagctctccactggccaccgtgacagaggtgcaccaaagaaaaggtacaaggactgcctaaagaaatctcttggtgcctgccacattgaccaccgccagtgggctgataacgcctcaaaccgtgcatcttggcgcctcacagtttggcgggcagcaacctcctttgaagaagaccgcagagcccacctcactgacaaaaggcaaaggaggaaaaacccaacacccaaccccaaccaaccaattttcccttgcaaccgctgcaatcgtgtctgcctgtcccgcatcggacttgtcagccacaaacgagcctgcagctgacgtggactttttaccccctccataaatcttcgtccgcgaagccaagccaaagaagagactgaagcaaagtattcatttaggacatcCCAAACCTCCAGgcacgttgcctcctttatcctttagcggccccaccttcactcTCACCTTGGGagatctccttaatcctacatgccaaagccTTCTCGTGCCCCCTTCAAActctcctgtcctttcttaaactccttccACGTCTTTCTCACGAGCCTTTCTGCTTCCtacatctaatgtatgcttccttcttgtcTTGACCAGTTCCCTGACCTGTTTTGCCAGCCACAGTTCCCCTTTTCCTACCACCTTTTCCTAGACCCAGTGGGACCAACCTTATCCTAAACCCAGCACGTGGTCCCAAAACTTCCTCCACGTTACTTCTGTACTTTCACCCTTGACCATCGGCTTCCAgtttattctcgctagttcctgcctcatcccttcataattagcccttccccagtgaAGCCCCTCCCCATTTTATCTGCTTTTCCTCCCCCCCCAGCTCCTACCCCTACCTCCTCATCCTCCGGAGCAGTGGGCAGATGTGGGGTGAGGCTGTGGTCTCCCTCGCGTAGGGAGGGCTTGTTCCTCATCCAAGCCCTGCAGATGGGGTAGAGGGGAGCGCCCTCGGCGAATTGGGCCAGGTCTACACTGCGGTCAAACAGCTTCATGGTGTAGGCATCTGTGTAGAGGGAGAGTAGCTGGTTACAGTGGCACCGTCAACACCTGttatgaggggggggtgggtgcttCATCACCACTGGTTATGGGGGCACTGCCGGTTGCAGGGGCACGATCACCACCATTTCAGGGGCACTGTCCGTTACAGGGGCACTGTTATCATCAATAACTCCCGTCCCGGACAGTGTCCCCAACTTCTATTGCACCCCACCTGCGGTAGCCACCCTCTCAGGTCACTTCACTGTTTCAGCCCTTCCCTCCCCCAGCTCGGCGCCCAGCTCAATGAGCTCAGTTGCCCCCCCCCAACCGATGCCACCCTGCCctgctccagccccctccccaggcTCCTAATCGGGAGGGGTTTGGTGACACCGTACTCCTTACTAGGTCTCTGTAGGGCTCCCTCGCATCCGCCATCTTccatctccttcctcttctttctccGCTGGTGGGGGAACCGTGTGGAGACGCTAAAGGGGGAGGGGCAGCTAGTCAGAGagaggtgagggaggggatgggccacgggggaggggaagggtgagcGTCAGGGAGGGGGCAGGCGAAGGAAGAGGGCAGACAACGAAGAGAGGGGGCGGGCAATAGTTAGGTgacgggtgggggagggggcagtgaTGAGGAGGGCTGGGGAAGAGTTAGGTGACGAGGGAGGGCTGCCCCCACTCCAGTGGATCCTCCCACTTACCGCTTTCCTGTTGCTGGCGAGGAACAGTCCCTGAAACAGGAGCGGAGACCCTCAGTGTTGCAGAGACCACCCTCCCTGGTCCTTCCTCCCCCCTACCCCCAACCACCCTCCCTccttctgttcctccctccctccccaaacctctccccatctccatccctctcccatctggcaccctccctcctctcccccccacccacccatccatatCCATACTTCAtctccttttccccttccccatcccaatCTCTTACCCTCCATGCCCCATTCCCTCTCCCACCTCACACGCATCATTCCAGATGCTTCCCACAATGCTAAtctcatctccccacccccccaccacggtTTCTCTCTCCCTCAGTGATCTCACCCATCCCCTGCTCCAACCCCAAGGGATCCAACCTCCTGGCTTGCATCCCTCGAGTAGGAGGAGGATGcgggggtggggagagtggagggaagCAGGTTGGGATGAATAGGAGCAGCTTCCCCATGTTGGAGCGTCCAACCCCCACCCCGCACACAGAGCTGGTAGTCCACCAGCGCCCACTCACTTGGTCTGGAGTTCACACATGGCTGGTTTCACAGCCTCACTTTCAGTCTGGTCCctggagagatggagggaaagggaggggaggttAGATGAAGCAGAGAGTCAGccctgacaccccccccccagcagaCCCCACCCCTCCCATGGAATTAAAGTCACAATgtagcacctccccactgccttTGGAATTGCAGCCGACTCataccaccctccccctcccattgggAAGGTGGTGAGATTGCCCACCCGCAGTTTGAattagtttctttcctgctgttatcagactcctgaatgaacctcaccccAGTAACACGATGCTGCCTGTACTCTGTTCGAACCGAACTCTACCCTGTGTTTATTACATATAGGTTACAACCACAGAACACTGGAATGCAGATACAGGCCCCTACGACCTGTACTAAACTATTACTCTACCTTGTCCAACTGACTTGTACCCAGTCCATCCCCCTTCCATCCATGGACCtggccaaattcttcttaaatgttaaaattgagcccacattcaccacctccgctcgttccacactcccacccctcttaacccatgtcctctggtttgtagctcacccacactcagtgggaaaagccgacctacatttactctgtctctccccctcatcattttgtacaccCCCCTCATTCATCTGAGAAgggaagaaataagagcaggccATTTGGCTTGTTGAGCCTGCTATTCCATGAAAGctcgtggctgatctggccatgggctTGGCTCCATTTCTCCACCtggcctcccccccaccccccctaccaAAACCCTTAAATTTCAAACTGTGTAAAActctctctcgccctccctgGTATAAATACTTTGGCTGCttctcaggcagggaatcccaTAGATTCATACCTCTcttggagaagcagttcctcctcctctccatcctaaatctcctctacatcagtgagaccaaatgtGACCGCTTTGCTCTCTGGAGGTTGTCTTGAGTTTTATTCAGGTAATTCCACCTCCTCCATCTTGGTCTTTgtaaagggttcagacccaaaacattctcTGACCATTTCCCCCGACAAAtgtggtgagttcctccagcaagatTCCAACGTTTGCAGCTTTTGTGTCTCCCTCTTACATCTGCACCCCGAATCTTGATGCCGTGTCTCATTCGCTTTCTTAACcacactatcaacctgtgcaccAGCTGTGAGTGACCCCAAGATCGCGCTGCTCAGAGTCCTCCTGTTAACATTGTGTTCTGCTGTCAAATCTGTCCGACTGAAATGAACCATCTCACACATTTCTGCGTTAAATTCCAGCTGCCACCTCTCAGCctagctctgcatcctatcaatatcaatgtaattttaaatgtcatccataagaaacaggagcagagataggccattcagtccatcgagtctgccttgccatttaatcatgagctgatccatttttccactcagccccacttcctgaccttctccccattacttTCGATGCCCTGGCTCAAGAACCTGCTTTAAATGCACccgatgacctggcctccacaagcacccgtggcaacaagttccacatgCCGGACGCCcatcagtcctgaagttgtgccctcctgtCCTGGACTCTGCCACCATGG comes from Narcine bancroftii isolate sNarBan1 chromosome 5, sNarBan1.hap1, whole genome shotgun sequence and encodes:
- the lin37 gene encoding protein lin-37 homolog isoform X2, encoding MRSRRASMLSVKVKTEKSDLEASTARNRLDAVLQNLVEKTDVERDQTESEAVKPAMCELQTNVSTRFPHQRRKKRKEMEDGGCEGALQRPNAYTMKLFDRSVDLAQFAEGAPLYPICRAWMRNKPSLREGDHSLTPHLPTAPEDEEVGELNGKTQDVYKLPDPAPHPSSTGSPSVSLRIPSPLPTTDTPLNINMGRSAAPGVPTLLYHHMERWKKIRQRWRDSSHRNQHRYRESMKILKEMFERQ
- the lin37 gene encoding protein lin-37 homolog isoform X3, whose translation is MRSRRASMLSVKVKTEKSDLEASTARNRLDAVLQNLVEKTDVERDQTESEAVKPAMCELQTKDCSSPATGKRVSTRFPHQRRKKRKEMEDGGCEGALQRPNAYTMKLFDRSVDLAQFAEGAPLYPICRAWMRNKPSLREGDHSLTPHLPTAPEDEEGRSAAPGVPTLLYHHMERWKKIRQRWRDSSHRNQHRYRESMKILKEMFERQ
- the lin37 gene encoding protein lin-37 homolog isoform X1, which produces MRSRRASMLSVKVKTEKSDLEASTARNRLDAVLQNLVEKTDVERDQTESEAVKPAMCELQTKDCSSPATGKRVSTRFPHQRRKKRKEMEDGGCEGALQRPNAYTMKLFDRSVDLAQFAEGAPLYPICRAWMRNKPSLREGDHSLTPHLPTAPEDEEVGELNGKTQDVYKLPDPAPHPSSTGSPSVSLRIPSPLPTTDTPLNINMGRSAAPGVPTLLYHHMERWKKIRQRWRDSSHRNQHRYRESMKILKEMFERQ